The proteins below are encoded in one region of Polypterus senegalus isolate Bchr_013 unplaced genomic scaffold, ASM1683550v1 scaffold_9559, whole genome shotgun sequence:
- the LOC120519728 gene encoding sodium- and chloride-dependent GABA transporter 2-like, with protein sequence MYYFSFCTVHCKEFDKNFSTNSAELENSTSPAMEFWERRVLNISGGIEELGSLHWEMALCLLLTWIICYFCIWKGVKSTGKVVYFTATFPYVMLLILLVRGLTLPGAKDGIIFYLYPEPSRLADPEVWMEAGTQVFFSYAVCYGGLTALSSYNKYNNDCYKDCIYLCLMNSGTSFLAGFVVFSTLGFMAYEQGVPIKDVAESGPGLIFIVYPNAISMMPLPQLWAVCLFLMVILLGLDTEFVSLENFMTITMDMFPILLKKKRMKQMVLVITCILSFIIGLLMVTEVRNRKYTFVFKSVMPTMTRSIMGILDTFLRLIRTKIVVNALDMLLTI encoded by the exons ATGTACTACTTTTCTTTCTGTACAGTTCACTGTAAGGAATTTGACAAAAATTTTTCAACCAATTCAGCAGAGTTGGAGAATTCAACATCCCCTGCCATGGAATTCTGGGA AAGGCGAGTCCTTAACATCTCAGGAGGAATTGAAGAACTTGGCAGTTTACACTGGGAGATGGCTCTCTGCCTCTTGCTTACTTGGATCATCTGCTATTTTTGCATCTGGAAGGGAGTCAAATCGACAGGCAAG GTAGTATACTTTACAGCAACATTCCCTTATGTCATGTTGCTCATACTCCTTGTGAGAGGACTGACACTGCCTGGAGCCAAAGACGGGATCATCTTCTACTTGTATCCAGAGCCATCTCGACTTGCAGACCCAGAG GTATGGATGGAAGCTGGAACACAGGTTTTCTTCTCTTATGCTGTCTGCTATGGCGGTCTAACAGCACTCAGCAGCTACAACAAGTACAACAATGACTGCTACAA GGATTGCATTTACCTGTGTCTAATGAACAGTGGCACAAGCTTCTTGGCCGGGTTCGTTGTTTTCTCCACACTGGGTTTCATGGCATATGAACAAGGAGTGCCCATCAAAGACGTGGCTGAGTCTG GTCCCGGTCTCATCTTTATCGTGTACCCTAACGCTATTTCCATGATGCCTCTTCCTCAACTCTGGGCAGTCTGCTTGTTTCTCATGGTAATATTACTTGGACTGGACACTGAG TTTGTCAGCTTGGAAAACTTTATGACAATCACTATGGACATGTTTCCCATActactaaaaaagaaaagaatgaagcAGATGGTTCTGGTTATCACCTGCATCCTCTCCTTCATAATTGGGCTTCTGATGGTTACAGAGgtaagaaacagaaaatacacatttGTATTTAAAAGTGTTATGCCAACAATGACAAGAAGCATCATGGGGATCCTTGATACCTTTTTAAGATTAATtagaacaaaaattgtggttaATGCTCTTGACATGCTTTTGACAATTTAG